AACTCTTCTTTCCCCGGCACCTGTTTGGCCATGTTCAACTGCCCGCCGATCTCGGTGGCTTTGTCGAAAAGCGTGACTTTATGCCCGCGTTCCGCGGCGGTTAATGCGGTCGACAAACCAGCAGGCCCAGCACCAACAACAGCGACAGTCTTAATGGTTTCGGCTGGCGTGATCAGCAATTCAGTTTCGAAACATGCCTTCGGGTTCACAAGGCAAGTGCTCATCTTTCCGCTGAACGTGTGATCAAGGCAGGCCTGATTGCATGCGATGCAGGGGGCGATCTCTGCCGCGCGCCCGGCTTGCGCTTTCGCGACGAAATGCGGATCGGCCAAGAACGGGCGGGCCATGGAAATCATGTCCGCGCACCCATCTGCCAGCACAGCTTCGCCGACATCCGGGGTGTTAATCCGGTTCGATGTGATCACCGGAATGGAGACCTCGCCCATGAGTTTCTTGGTCACCCAAGTGAACGCGCGGCGTGGAACAGATGTGGCAATGGTCGGAATACGTGCTTCATGCCAGCCAATACCGGTGTTGATAATCGTAGCCCCCGCCGCCTCGATCTCTTTGGCTAGGCGCACAACTTCTTCCCACGTCGAGCCATCGGGGATCAGGTCGATCATGCTCAGGCGGTAGATGACTATGAAATCCTTACCAACGGAGGCCCGCACACGTTTCACAACCTCAATTGGAAGCCGCATCCGGTTCTCGTAAGAGCCGCCCCAACGATCTTCGCGCTTGTTGGTATGTGTGACCAGGAACTGGTTCAGGAAGTAGCCTTCGGACCCCATCACCTCGACGCCATCGTAGCCAGCTTGTTTGGCGCGGCTGGCAGCTGTCGCAATGTCGGCTATCTGCTTTTCGATGCCTTCTTCGTCTAGCTCTTTGGGCGGGAAGGGAGAGATGGGCGACTTGATGGCAGACGCGCTGACGCATTCCGGCCCGTAAGCGTAGCGGCCCGCATGCAGGATTTGCATCGCGATCTTCCCGTCAGCCTCGTGGACGCGATCAGTGACGATCTTATGGTTCGCTATGTCTTCGTCAGAGAACAAGCCAGCCGCGCCCGGAAACACGCCGCCTTCGCGGTTGGGTGCCATCCCACCTGTGACCATAAGTGCGACGCCGCCTCGCGCGCGCTCCGCATAGAATTCGGCTACGCGATTCCAGTCTTTTGTTTCCTCAAGCCCGGTGTGCATCGAGCCCATTAGAACGCGGTTCTTTAAAGTCGTGAAGCCAAGGTCCAGTGGGGCAAGCAAATGCGGATAAGCAGTCATCGGGTGTCCTCCAAGTTTGGGACAGGTTGACGTAGCCCGCGCCCGACGTCACGCAAAACGCGGCGTCATCTACCATTTAGAAGTAAAACTATAATTGGGTCCTGGGTAGAAGATCCTTAGGCAAGTCGCCCGCGACGAGAGCGCGGTAACCTAAGTCGTCTCGACGCAGTGTCGGCGGAAAGCTTTTTTCAGCATGTCTAGCTCTGCGCGCAGCAAATCCATCTCCGCACGGATGTCATCAGACAGAACTTCGCCGGTCACAATCGTAAAGCTGTCCAACTTATCGCCGGTCGCGCGTTCGGCGATCAAAAAGGTTTGCACACCGTCCGTCAGGATTTCCCGTGGAATTGCAAACCGCACATGCCACGTATTCCCAAGGCTTTTGTCCTCTGTGACCGTAAGCCCCTCAAGCTCTTGCTCCAGATGCAGTGCTTGCAGATCGGGATGGTAATTGTTCTCGGTTTCCGCTGTCAGCACCGCTTCATAGGTTCCAGCCTGAATTCGTGTCTTTGTAAGGATGGCATTGCTCATATTGCGAGTTCCTTAGAAATCGGCGCGGGGCCGGCGGCTGAAAGTGACATCACGCAGGTTGATCTCGTTCATCTCAGGTCCCTCAAAAATGAGGTCCATCCAGATGCGTTCCAGCCTACGTTCGCTGATTTTGGTATGCGCCAGATCAAACTCGACCATCATTTCTGATCCGTCCAAGGGCAACTCGCGGACGACCTGTTCAACATTCGGCCCGTACTTGACGTTCAGGCGGGCAAATATCTCCAGCGGCTTCTCAGTCTCTACCTCGGTGTCCATGCGCAGGATGTGGTTCTTGCGTAGACCATCGGTTGCGCTTTCAGGAAGGTCGATCACAAGGCTTAGAAAGCTGCCGTCAAACCGAAAAACGTCCATTCGCAACCCGAAAGGTGCAAGATCGCCTTCGCGGGTATTGCGGACCTGACGAAGCGTGAGTTCGGAGATTTGGCAATCGTGATATAAAGTCGCCGCGTTCCCGATGCGGGTGCGGCTTTCAACGGCGGCAATACCGATCGGCGACACAGGGCCGCGCCACAGCTCGGGGCGATGCGACCAATCCGACTGCGCTGGCTTGCGGATCGCGTTCGAGCCGATTCGAGGCAAAGTCAGGCGAGCGTCCGCAACATGGGTCACCTGATCAACGCGTCGGCGCATCTGCCTTGCTTGCGCACGCAAGTGGCGCAATAGCGATAGATCTATGGTTTCCGCGTCCTGCACCGCGTTTTCCCAACGGCGTAGGCTTCGACGGTGGAGCCGTCGCCTTACGAATTCTCGCATCCGATCCATCATGGGTGTTGAGACAGTCCTAAAAGCATTGCTCTACAGCGCTAACATTGTTTCTATATTGCAAACAATGGTTTCAACCAAATAAACGACGCAAGAGTCCCGTGTTAGTCACAGCGTTGGGGTCTTTGGGGGCCGTAGGATCGGTCACAGGCGCTTGACCTTCCATCAGAGCATTGCCGAAATCGTAAAGTGTTTGTAACCCGTCAGAGCTGCTGAGTGGCGCGTCTTTCAGCCCCAAAACGGAAAGGGCAACGACAGAGTTCTTTACGTCGAAGTAGCCACGCCAATAGGTTGTTGCATGACCTGGTGAGGACTGGGATTTGTTTTCACGCGCATGAACAAAAAACGCGCCATTCCTTGCAAAGCTGTCAAGAACTTCGACATTTCCACCGTCGCCGTCTGAGCTAAGCGACGCTTTGCCCGCATCGGACGCGAAGAATTCCGCTAAAGCAACTTCGGACTGGCCGATGCTGGGGCCCGTCCGTCCCGAAGGCAGAACGGTCGCAGTCGCAATCGCATTCACAAATGGCTGCGGCAGTTCGTCATTATCGGCAATCGCGGCGCAGTTGCCGAACACGATAAAGGCTTGCGCAGGGCCGTGCCGCGAGGATTTCGGATCAACACAGAATCCGGTTGGGCCGCGAACCACAACCCGATCAGCGGTAACCGTTATCTCGGACGGAGCGGATTGAGGGCCAGACCCAGCCGCACCGAAACCAGCCAGCGGGGTTTCCCCGCAAGCCGATAGGTATGTCGTGGCTAAGATAGCTGCATAGGCAAGACGCACAGCTTTAGAGGTCCATGTAGATGTGTTTTTCCGCTTTAGCGCCAGGATGCGTCACGGCGCCAAGGCGCGTGGACCCGACAAGCTGCGAATACTTCCACAACGCGCCTGAGGCATAGATCGTCTCACGCGGGCCTTTCCAATTGGCTTTACGCTCTGCAAGCTCGTCTTCAGTCAGATCCACGCTGATTTCGCCTTTGATGGCGTCCAGTGTGATGACGTCGCCGTCTTGCAGCATGGCAATCGGGCCACCATGAGCAGCTTCCGGGCCAACGTGACCCACGCAGAAGCCGCGCGTAGCGCCAGAGAAACGGCCATCCGTGATCAACGCCACTTTTTTGCCCATGCCTTGGCCGGACAATGCAGCAGTGGTGGCCAGCATTTCGCGCATGCCAGGACCACCTGCCGGACCTTCGTTGCGGATAACCAGAACTTCACCCTCTTTGTATTCACGCTTTTGAACAGCGGCAAAGGCGTCCTCTTCGCATTCGAACACACGCGCTGGGCCAGTGAACATTTGGTGCTGCGAAGACATTCCAGCGACCTTAACGATCGCGCCTTCAGGGGCGAGGTTACCTTTCAGGCCGACAACGCCACCGGTTTTAGAAAGAGGCTCCGCAATCGAGTAGATTACCTTGCCATCAGCTTCCAGCTCCACGCGTTCGATCTCTTCTCCGATGGAATAGCCCGTCGCGGTCATGCAATCTTCGTTGATCAGGCCCGCTTTGCGCAATTCCTTCATGATCACGGGAACGCCGCCCACTTCGTAAAGGTCTTTCGCCACGTACTGGCCACCTGGTTTCAGATCGACGAAATAAGGTGTGTCACGGAAGATTTCGCAGACGTCATCCAAGTCAAAGTCTATGCCCGCTTCATGAGCCATCGCAGGCAAGTGCAGACCCGCGTTGGTAGAGCCACCGGTACAGGCCACGACACGCGCCGCGTTTTGCAGACTTTCGAGCGTTACAATGTCCCGCGCGCGGATGTTTTTCTCAAGCAGGTTCATAACCGCTTGCCCGGATGCAATCGCGTAGTGGTCGCGGCTCTCATACGGGGCGGGCGCACCGGCAGAGTTTGGCAACGCCAGACCAATTGCTTCGGAGACACAGGCCATCGTGTTTGCAGTGAACTGGCCGCCACAGGCACCAGCGGAAGGGCAGGCGACGCGTTCCAAGGTACGAAGCGCTTCGTCAGACAGGTTGCCCGCCTGATGCTCGCCCACAGCTTCGAACACGTCTTGGACAGTGACGTCCTTCCCGTTCAACCGACCCGGAAGGATGGAGCCGCCATAGATGAACACCGACGGTGTGTTGAGGCGGATCATCGCCATCATCATGCCCGGAAGGGATTTGTCACATCCAGCCAGACCGACGATTGCATCGTAACAATGGCCGCGCATGGTCAGCTCAACTGTGTCTGCGATGGCTTCGCGGGACGCGAGCGAAGACCGCATGCCTTCGTGACCCATAGCGATGCCGTCGGTCACAGTGATCGTTGTAAACTCGCGCGGGGTGCCGTTGCCTTGTTTAACACCAAGCTTCACGGCTTGCGCCTGACGGTTCAGCGCAATGTTACAGGGGGCGGCTTCGTTCCAGCATGTGGCTACGCCAACGAAAGGCTGGTGAATTTCCTCGTCACCAAGGCCCATCGCATAGAAATAGGACCGGTGCGGCGCGCGGGATGGGCCCTCGGTCACATAGCGGCTGGGCAGGTTGGTTTTGTCGGTGGGTTTCTTCAGCATGTATGCCTCCCTCAAAAGCGTTGCAAAACGGAATAAAGGCCAAGCCCCACAGGCACAAGCGCGATTGCGCCGAAGAGGGTGCGACGATAGCGTGTCAAAAAAACCACCCAGAGGCACGCGCATATGTTCAGAACTCCGGCATTCGAGGCCTTCATCGCACCCGCGCTGCGCTATCCGGCCTTCTGGCGAATCGTGGTGGCGATCATAACTGGGCTAGGTGTCTACATGCTCGGGTCGGCTGCGATCCTGTGGTTTGGCATAGAACCCCTTGCCGCCATATTCCCAGAGTTGGAGGGCATGGACGCCTTCATGCTTCTTTACGGAAACGGAACATCGCCGGGGCAAATGGCTTTGATACTCGCGACGTTCATCCCGATGGGGCTAGCCGCGTTTGTGATGGCGGCATGGCACTGGAGGGGGCCTGCATCGCTGTTCGGTCCAAGGGCTGGCTTCGCGCGGGCGTTCTTACTATCGGTTGCCATTCTTGCGTTGGCGAACATTCTCTTCTTCTTGGCAGAGAAACTGATTTCGCCGGAGATCTACGAGGCGAACTTGCCTTTCATGGTTTGGGCCAAGCACTTGATCTGGGCGGTTCCTTTGCTATTCATCCAAACTACGTCGGAAGAGCTGGTTTTTCGCGGGTATTGTCTGCAGCAACTGGCTGCTCGGTTTCGAAGCCCGCTAATCTGGATGATTTTGCCCTCTTTGCTGTTTGGCATGGGGCACTATGACGATACGATAGACCCTATCCTTGCTCTTTTGATAGTTTTTGCAACAACGTTGTTCGGCGTCGTCGCCGCTGATCTGACCCGCATCACTGGCAATCTAGGGGCCGCAATGGGGCTCCATTTCGCCAATAATTTCGTGGCCCTGCTTTTGGTCGGTGTTCCGGGGGAGCTATCAGGCCTTGCGCTCTATCACGCGCCGTTCACTATGGACGATACGGAGACTCTGACACAGTATCTCACGTTAGATATCGCAATTCTGATAGCGCTTTGGGTTGTGATCAGGCGGGTCTTGCGTTGATTGCAATTTCCGCGTCTCGGGATTATCTGGGCGTAAGCAACGGGAGCAGAGCCACATGAACTGGATTTCCAACTACGTCCGGCCAACCATCAACTCTCTATTTTCGCGCCGCGAGGTGCCAGAGAACTTATGGAGCAAATGCGACGAGTGTGGAACAATGCTGTTCCACCGCGAACTGTCGGACAATCAGAATGTCTGCACAAACTGCGATCACCACATGGCAATCACAGCGCGTGAGCGGTTTAAAGCGTTGTTCGATGGCGGCATTTTCGTCGAGGTAGATGTTCCGGCTCCGGTTGCGGACCCGCTCCACTTCAAAGATCAGAAAAAATACCCTGACCGCATGAAAGCCGCGATCAAGAAAACCGGCGAAAAAGAAGCCATGCTGGTGGCCGAGGGCGAGATCCTACGCACCCCAATCGTAGCAGCTGCGCAGGATTTCAGCTTCATGGGCGGCTCCATGAGTATGTATGTCGGCAACGCAATCATCGCGGCCGCCGAACGCGCTGTGGCAACGGGGCGCCCGCTCGTGTTGTTCTCGGCGGCTGGTGGTGCGCGAATGCAGGAAGGCATTCTTGGCCTCATGCAAATGCCGCGCACGACGATTGCAGTCGAAATGCTGAAAGAGGCGGGGCTTCCCTACATTGTGGTTCTGACTCACCCAACGACCGGCGGCGTTACGGCCTCCTATGCAATGTTGGGAGATGTTCAAATCGCTGAACCAAATGCGCTGATCGGTTTTGCGGGTGCGCGGGTGATTGAGCAAACGATCAGAGAGAAGCTTCCAGAAGGCTTCCAGCGTGCGGAATACCTTCTTGACCACGGGATGCTTGACCGCGTTACACATCGCAAAGACATGAAGGACGAGTTGGTGACGATCATTCGTATGCTGACGGGCCAGCCCCCCGCTACTAGAGGCGATCTCCCTCCGCCAGACTCGGAGCCTGAGGCCAAACCAGTGGGCCCTGCCGAGTGACGACGCAGACGAGCGACGCCATCCTCGAACGGATGATGGCGCTTCACCCCAAGATCATCGATCTGACACTGGATCGTGTCTGGCGCCTGCTTGCTGTTCTGGATCACCCTGAACAAAAGCTGCCGCCGGTGATCCACATCGCTGGGACCAATGGCAAAGGCTCTACACAAGCCATGATCCGAGCAGGGCTTGAGGGCGCGAATAAAGCCGTTCACGCCTACACCTCTCCGCATCTAGCACGCTTCCACGAACGGATTCGCTTGGCTGGGGATTTGATTTCCGAAGAACATCTGACCGAGGTGCTGGACGAATGTTATACCGCAAACGGTCCTGAATCGATCACCTACTTCGAGATCACCACGGTGGCAGCTTTGCTTGCTTTCAGCCGAGTTAGAGCCGATTTCGTTGTTCTGGAAGTCGGGTTGGGCGGGCGGCTGGACGCAACGAACGTGCTCGAGAAACCCAAAGTAACTGTGATTACCCCGATCTCGATAGATCACGAAAGTTTTCTGGGGGATACACTGGCCAAGATCGCGCATGAGAAAGCAGGCATCATTAAACGTGGTGTGCCTTGCGTCGTTGGTCCGCAGCCTGAAGAAGCGATGGATGTGATCGAAGCGCGGGCAGCAAAGCTTGGCGCGCCGCTTCTTGCTTATGGTCAGCACTGGCATGTTTGGCAGGAGCGTGGGCGTCTTATCTTTCAAGATGAACGCGGATTGTTGGACCTGCCCCTTCCAGCACTTCTTGGAGCCCATCAAATTCAGAACGCGGGCGCGGCGTTGGCGGTTTTGCGGCACTTGGAGTTCGATGAAACCGCGTGTGAGGCGGCGTTGACCAACGCCGTTTGGCCCGCGCGCATGCAGCGGTTGAAAACCGGGTCATTGGTCGAAGCCGCCGGTCAGGCAGAACTTTGGCTTGATGGGGGCCATAATCCAGCGGCGGGTGATGCGCTTGCGGAACTGCTAAAATCGCTCCCCTCTAAACCGACCTATTTGATTTGCGGAATGCTCAATACAAAAGACGTGCGCGGATATATGCGCCCGCTCGCCGAAGTTGCGCAGGCACTGTACTCGGTTTCAATTCCGGGCGAGCAAGCGACACTCTCGGCGGGAGAAACTGCCGCCGCTGCCCGTGACGTTGGCATTCAGGCGATAGAGGCCGACGGCGTCTTAGCGGCGATCGAAGCAATCACAGTCGCTGAGCCGAATGCCCGCATCTTGATCTGTGGATCGTTATATTTGGCTGGCAGCATCCTGCGCGAAAACGGCTAGTCGATCGCCCAGCCGACGCTTTGCATTTCGCGCAAACGCGATGCAGTGCGTTCGAACTCAAACACGCCCTCACCTTCCAGATAGAGCCGCTCAGGCTCCGCGGCGGCGGAACAGATCAGGCGGACTTTTCCTTCATACAAGGCGTCGATAAGTGTCACGAACCGCTTTGCTTCGTTGAAGTTGTCACGCGACAGGCAGGGAATATCCTCTAACACAAGAACACGAACGTTTTCGGCAACGGCTAGATAGTCGGCAGCGCCCAAAGGTTGACCGCATAGATCATAGAAATTCGCACGAGCAATGCCATTCCGAAACGCAGGCAGCATCACATCGCGCCCCTTCACTCGAAGAACCAAAGGCTCTGCGGCACCGCCAGTCAGGCTTTGCCAGATGGATGAAATCTTAGCTTTCGCGTTGGCATTGGCAGGTGAGAAATAGACCTGCTCCCCCTCAAGCCGATCTTGGCGATAATCGGTGTCCGACGATAGCTCATGCACAGTGAGCCTGTCTTTCAGCATCTCGATGAATGGCACAAACAGGTTACGGTTCAAGCCGTCTTTATACAGGTCATCCGGCGCCCGGTTGGACGTGGTGACGATGACGACTCCGCTTGCAAAAAGGTTCTCAAACAGCCTGCCGACAATCATCGCGTCGGTGATGTCAGTGATCTGCATCTCGTCAAAACAAAGCAGTCGCACCTCTTTCGCGATGTCCTCGGCCACGGGCTTGATCGCGTCATCCACACCCGTTTTGCGAACCTCATGCATCGCGGAGTGGACCTCCTGCATGAACGCATGAAAGTGGACGCGTCGCTTGCGCTGCTCGGGGACCGCCTCAAAAAACAAATCCATCAACATGGATTTGCCACGACCGACGCCGCCCCAAATATACAGACCTTTCACTGGAACATTGTCGCTGCCGAAGAAGCCGAAGAGCTTCTTTTTGCCAGTGCTCGCCTCCAGCTGCGCGGCTACGTCGTCGAACAGAGGTAGAACCGCGTGCTGCGCCGGGTCGGGGTTTATCTCGCCCGCCTGAACTTTGGCGTCGTAGGTCTGAGTTAGAAGCATTGGGGCCGTCTTATCATTTTTGTTTACCTGATGTCGCAATAATCATGATTTGACGCAAACCGGAAATTCATCGACGTTTCCACAATGGAAAAATCGCGCGCCCCACTGTTCACCCCTGTTCTAATCGTCGGCAGCATTATTGTGATGCTGTGCTTCGCCATTCGGGCAAGCTTTGGCGTGTTTCAAATCCCGATTGCGCAGGAGTTTGGCTGGCCGCGCGCTGAATTTAGCTTGGCGATCGCAATTCAGAACCTTGCCTGGGGTATCGGACAGCCCATCTTCGGAGCGATTGCCGAAAAGCTGGGGGACCGTAGGGCGATTATTATCGGCGCGTTGCTTTACGCTGTGGGCCTTGTCCTCTCGTCCTTCGCGATCACGCCGGGAGAGCATCAGGTTTACGAGATCCTTGTGGGTTTCGGTATCGCGGGCACTGGGTTCGGGGTAATTCTTGCAATGGTCGGTCGCGCCGCTTCGGACGATAACAGGTCGATGGCGTTAGGGATTGCCACAGCCGCAGGTTCAGCCGGTCAGGTATTCGGTCCGCTTGCCGCAGAGTTCCTGTTGGGTCATTTTCCGTGGCAAACCGTGTTTGTCATTTTCGCGGCGGTCATACTTCTGTCGCTCTTTTCGCTGCCGTTCATGCGGGCACCGATGGCCACACGGTCGGAATTGGAAGACAGCCTAGGCACCGTACTCAGGCGCGCGTTCAAAGATCCTTCCTTTGCGATGATCTTTTTGGGGTTCTTTTCCTGTGGGTATCAGCTGGGCTTCATCACGGCCCATTTTCCGGCCTTCATCACCGAGGTGTGCGGCCCAATCGCGAGTGGTGGCTTGCTGGCTGGGCTTGGGATCACTTCGACATCTGCGTTAGGCGCCTTCGCCATAGCGCTGATTGGCTTGGCCAATATTGGCGGCACAATCCTTGCAGGCTACTTAGGGCACCGGTTCTCTAAAAAATATCTGCTCGCGGGGATTTACACTGGCCGGACGATTGTCGCGGCGTTGTTTATCCTGACCCCCATGACTCCGACCACGGTCGTTGTCTTTAGCTTGGCAATGGGGAGCCTGTGGCTTGCAACGGTGCCGCTCACATCAGGACTTGTGGCCCATATTTACGGGCTGCGTTACATGGGCACACTCTACGGGATCGTGTTCTTCTCCCATCAACTTGGGTCATTCCTTGGCGTTTGGTTGGGGGGCAAACTTTATGACATTACGGGTGACTACACATTGGTCTGGTGGATCGGCATCGGTATCGGGGCGTTCAGCGCGATTGTGCATTTACCGGTGCGCGAGAAGCCGTGGTCCGCTCAGCCAGCGTAAACCACAGGGAACCAGTCCTCACGAAGCCTGTCGCCTGCCTGCATTCCATGCCCCGGAAAGGGCGGCGAGGTGCGGCCGGGGCGTTCGACATATCTTGCGTCGTCGCCGACAAACCGAAGTGACAAGGCCCTTCGGCGGTTTGTTGTTTCGTTCCCACGCGCACCATGCGCCGTGCGATAGTCAAACAAGACCGCGTCGCCAGGTTCCATTGGCCATTCTAGCACCGCATCATCGGACGGGTTCGGCACGTCGATCCATTCGTCGTCGGACGCATAGAAATCGCTGTCATCGGCCCAAGACACCGGCCGGACCATTTTATCCCATTTGTGAGAGCCAGCAATGAAGCGCAGGCTGGCCTCGCGCACAGGATCAAGCGGAATCCAAAGACTGACGGTCTGCGACCCTTCGACGAAGTAATAGGGCGCGTCCTGATGCCAAGGGGTTGGTTTTGGCGTGCTGGGCTCTTTCACCAGAACGTGGTCATGGAAGATTTGCGCAGTCCTAGAAACCATTGCGCGGGCGGCGAGCTCTGCGGCGGGGCTTTCACGAATGATCTGTTCGAACTCAGGAATACGGTGCCAGTTGCAGTAATCATCAAAAAAGCGCCCTTGCGTCACGGCATTCTCTGACGCGTATTCACCGGGCTCGCGGATGTTGCGCTCGATTCCCGCAGCGATGATGTCGACCCAGTCCTTGAAAACACCACGCACGACGACGGCCCCGTCGCGTTGGAATTCTTCGATCTGCTGCTCTGTGATCAATTGGCGTTCCACTTTTCCAGAATGTAGCGGCACGTCATCAAGTCCAAATGTGCACCGCCACCGTTTTTGCAGATGGTGATATCGTCAGGCGCGCGCTTGAAGGCCTCTGGCGTATAGAAATCTGCCAAGACATCGCTCCGTTTGATAGCACCGCTGGCAAGGGGAATCTTTAATTCCCCGATATGATCCAGTGTCGTCGCAAAACTGTCGGCAAACACTTTTGAGCGCTGCAGAGCCTCGTCGTCTACTTCGCGCATATCAGGTCGGTAGGCGCCAATCAGGTCAAGATGTTGGCCAGCTTGCAGCCACTCGCCCTTTAGAATCGGGTCAGTTGCCATGGTTGCCGAGCAGATAATTTGCGCTTGCCTGACGCCGTCCTCCAGCTCTGCAACACTGGTCGCACCGTGGGTGGAGGCAAAGACCTTGGCATAGTCTCTATTCCTGCCCCAAACGACATATTTGGCGTCTGGAAATACACTTCGATAGGCGTCAATCATATTGCCCGCGACCGTCCCAGTTCCCACAAGTAAAATGGTATCTGGATTCGGGTTGGCCAGCAGTTTTGCGGCGTAGAGACTGTCTCCTGCGGTCTTCCATTTTGTAACCAGATGAAAGTCTATGATTGCCTCCAGTTCGCCAGTTTCGTCAGAAAACATGGAGACCGAGCCGTTGATCGCGGATTGGCCATTGGCCTTGTTTCCCGGAAAAACAGTCGCGGATTTGACGGCGAGGCCCAATCCATCGATCCACGCAGATCGTGACAAAAGCGTATCTGGGTCTCGGTAAAGGAACGTGTCGCCGATCTCGGCTTTCGGGAGTTTGTGCCCTCGCGCTAGCGCATCGGTCAGTCCGTCCCAGCCGATAGCGGCTTCACCGTCCTCGAAACCTATGACTTTGATTGTCACGGAGAAGCCTCGTCGGCAGTAAGAAGGCCATGCAAGACCAAACAATCAGCCCAGCCTTGCGGGGTCTCAAACAAATGGGTTTTCCAGCCGCGCGACTGCGCCATTTCAATATTGTCGGCGCGATCATCCGCAAAGAGCAGTGATTCCGGCGCAAGCTCGCAATCGTCTTCCACCATCTGATAGATTTTCGGATCGGGCTTAATGACCTGCATATGGCCGGAAATGTATCGACGGTCGAATTCACCGAGGTAGCTATACACCGTTTCAGCGTAGTCAAAGCTGCCAATCCCGAAGTTGGAAAGGGCGAAAACCGGTATGCCCTTGCTGCGCAGGGCACGCAGCAGTTTCACCGAATGGTCAATCGTAGGCGACGCCATTTCGATCCAATGATCGTGCCACATACGGATTTCGTTGCGCCATTTCGGATAGTTTTCTGCGGCGCCATAGATCGTTTCTTTAAACGGGGCGCCCAGATCGACCTTGTCGTTCATCCCGTGAAGATCGACCTCGGCAAACATCGCCTTGCGTCGGTCTTCACCGATTGCACTGTCGTAAAAGCGTTCTGGTTGCCACTCGAGCAGCACGTTGCCGATGTCGAAGATAACTGCCTTGATCATGCGTATAGTGCCTCTGCGTGGAAAGAGATGTGGTCTTCCATGAAGGTGGAAACGAAGAAGTAGGAATGGTCATAACCGGGCTGCATACGGAACGTCATTTCTTGTCGCTTTGCGGCCGCGGCCTGTGCCAAAATCTCGGGTTTCAGCAGATCTAGGAATTGGTCCTTGGTTCCTGTGTCGATCAGCACCGGCCCGTCGAAGCCATGTTCAGCCATTAACAAGCTAGCGTCGTGACCAGCCCATTTTGACTCATCAGAGCCTAAATAGGCTTCAAACTGCTTGCGACCCCAATCGGACCCGCTAGGGTTGCAGATCGGAGAAAAGGCCGAGACGCTAGAGAACCGGCCAGCTTCGCGCATCGCAATTGTAAGCGCGCCGTGACCGCCCATGGAATGCCCTGTAATGGCCTGACGCGATGCATCCAGCGCGAATTTTTCGAACACCAGCTCGGTGAGGTCTTTGGTGATGTAATCATACATCTGGAAATGCGGTGCCCACGGTGCCTTGGTCGCGTTGACATAGAACCCCGCGCCTTTGCCCAGATCGTAGGCTTCGTCATCCGCGATAGCTTCGCCGCGGGGCGAGGTGTCGGGGAAAATCAAGGCAATCCCTTGCTCAGCCGCCCAGCCTTGCGCGGCCGCTTTCACCATGGCGTTCTCATGAGTGCACGTCAGACCGGACAAATACCAAAGAACGGGCACTGGACCGTCTTGGGCTTCGGCTGGCAGGAACAGTCCAAACGTCATATCGCAATCACAGCTGGCAGAGCGGTGGGAGTAGACGCCTTGAATCCCGCCAAAACACGCGTTCTCGGAAATCGTTTCCATGTGGTCTCCTTTAGCTGACCCAGCCGATAACCAGCGAAACGGTCAGAATGCTGACGGCGGTAGATATAAGAATACTGGCGGATACCCGCGTCGGGGC
Above is a window of Litoreibacter janthinus DNA encoding:
- the ilvD gene encoding dihydroxy-acid dehydratase, with the protein product MLKKPTDKTNLPSRYVTEGPSRAPHRSYFYAMGLGDEEIHQPFVGVATCWNEAAPCNIALNRQAQAVKLGVKQGNGTPREFTTITVTDGIAMGHEGMRSSLASREAIADTVELTMRGHCYDAIVGLAGCDKSLPGMMMAMIRLNTPSVFIYGGSILPGRLNGKDVTVQDVFEAVGEHQAGNLSDEALRTLERVACPSAGACGGQFTANTMACVSEAIGLALPNSAGAPAPYESRDHYAIASGQAVMNLLEKNIRARDIVTLESLQNAARVVACTGGSTNAGLHLPAMAHEAGIDFDLDDVCEIFRDTPYFVDLKPGGQYVAKDLYEVGGVPVIMKELRKAGLINEDCMTATGYSIGEEIERVELEADGKVIYSIAEPLSKTGGVVGLKGNLAPEGAIVKVAGMSSQHQMFTGPARVFECEEDAFAAVQKREYKEGEVLVIRNEGPAGGPGMREMLATTAALSGQGMGKKVALITDGRFSGATRGFCVGHVGPEAAHGGPIAMLQDGDVITLDAIKGEISVDLTEDELAERKANWKGPRETIYASGALWKYSQLVGSTRLGAVTHPGAKAEKHIYMDL
- a CDS encoding NADPH-dependent 2,4-dienoyl-CoA reductase, yielding MTAYPHLLAPLDLGFTTLKNRVLMGSMHTGLEETKDWNRVAEFYAERARGGVALMVTGGMAPNREGGVFPGAAGLFSDEDIANHKIVTDRVHEADGKIAMQILHAGRYAYGPECVSASAIKSPISPFPPKELDEEGIEKQIADIATAASRAKQAGYDGVEVMGSEGYFLNQFLVTHTNKREDRWGGSYENRMRLPIEVVKRVRASVGKDFIVIYRLSMIDLIPDGSTWEEVVRLAKEIEAAGATIINTGIGWHEARIPTIATSVPRRAFTWVTKKLMGEVSIPVITSNRINTPDVGEAVLADGCADMISMARPFLADPHFVAKAQAGRAAEIAPCIACNQACLDHTFSGKMSTCLVNPKACFETELLITPAETIKTVAVVGAGPAGLSTALTAAERGHKVTLFDKATEIGGQLNMAKQVPGKEEFFGLVDWYKTMVAQSSIDVQLGTEATADMLAEFDEVIIATGVVPRDPQIAGQDGPNVLSYIDVLRGGAKVGPRVAIIGAGGIGFDVAEFLTTDDSPTVDLDAWMEEWGVTDPAARRGGLAEAGPQPDLATRQVTLLQRKAQKLGKGLGKTTGWIHRASLQMKGVTMVGGVNYERIDAQGLHVSEGEARENPRVIEVDTVVLCAGQVPHRSLADALEQAGKTPHVIGGADVAAELDAKRAINQGTRLAAAL
- a CDS encoding CPBP family intramembrane glutamic endopeptidase, with the protein product MFRTPAFEAFIAPALRYPAFWRIVVAIITGLGVYMLGSAAILWFGIEPLAAIFPELEGMDAFMLLYGNGTSPGQMALILATFIPMGLAAFVMAAWHWRGPASLFGPRAGFARAFLLSVAILALANILFFLAEKLISPEIYEANLPFMVWAKHLIWAVPLLFIQTTSEELVFRGYCLQQLAARFRSPLIWMILPSLLFGMGHYDDTIDPILALLIVFATTLFGVVAADLTRITGNLGAAMGLHFANNFVALLLVGVPGELSGLALYHAPFTMDDTETLTQYLTLDIAILIALWVVIRRVLR
- a CDS encoding DUF6478 family protein, which gives rise to MMDRMREFVRRRLHRRSLRRWENAVQDAETIDLSLLRHLRAQARQMRRRVDQVTHVADARLTLPRIGSNAIRKPAQSDWSHRPELWRGPVSPIGIAAVESRTRIGNAATLYHDCQISELTLRQVRNTREGDLAPFGLRMDVFRFDGSFLSLVIDLPESATDGLRKNHILRMDTEVETEKPLEIFARLNVKYGPNVEQVVRELPLDGSEMMVEFDLAHTKISERRLERIWMDLIFEGPEMNEINLRDVTFSRRPRADF